Proteins co-encoded in one Quercus robur chromosome 8, dhQueRobu3.1, whole genome shotgun sequence genomic window:
- the LOC126696354 gene encoding uncharacterized protein LOC126696354 gives MHVGSENAWRLTGFYGEPDTNHRSEGWNMLRMLSSKPKLPWCCLGDFNELLEVGDKRGGALRAHSLMQNFREVLDHCGFVDLGFWGLEFTWHGRRRGEWIWERLDRGVANYEWLTRFPTGRVRHLNCFTSDHRPILLYLDDNGEQQKLHRKPFQFESIRISDLECKEVITRAWDCAPDGTPMLVTATKLKRCKKWLKSWTRDHFGNVKNQIKQVKEKLWHAEEVLTRFGDHEEVIRLKQELNVLHDKEKKMWKRKNFIKGLHDGNGVWQEDEEVFSALLNDFYTNLFTSSSPQDLDRVLDGVNAVVTDYTRAELDRPFTSEEVGEAIKGMAPLKALGPDGMPPLFFQTYWTDIGMDVSQAILSCLNSRQERFMAMKLDMSKAYDRVEWVFLEKILLKMGFSDTWVALIMECITTMSYSILVNSEPKGVIVPSRGLQQRDPLSPYLFLFCAEGLNALLRNAADERMINKEKSTLFFSRNTDEATQKALKVTLGVPVIRNYEKYLGLPSFGWKEKLLSQAGREVMIKAVVQSIPVYSMGVFKLPVGLCKDIEAMIRKFWWGSGDVRKIHWVKWSSLYSSKSIGGMGTRDFQRFNQALLAKQVWRFFHHRDTLLFKVFSAKYFPNGNILDAPIHPKCSYAWRSILTARGVIEKGAIWRVGSGQMIDVWHHRWLPDLNHSKIISPNTNNDVSRVCDLFLPGTRTWDPGRLASCFLPGEANIVCKIQVCADGEEDILIWPLTADGDYSVRSAYRILVDNENQSLPSSSAPTVDGSVWKKIWKVHGPHKIRHFLWRAAKDSLPTKQNLVARHIPVGNVCDGCGDHSESVMHVLWLCDQVREVWMMDPGFLFLVQAKCRTFLELLEALFNHGSCYRVALFATVAWCLWQFRNRLRKRQSMWPLHELGERAWGLVDEFWEVNPQVQSAPVRRSLIIGALRQNIGLVQSVEMAEALAARRAVRFAAELCVFQVIIEGHCNQVIAALKGFGRCRTLFGHIIDESKQIGGTLRSCLFQHVLREGNRLAHCLAKKAVLPTKTNVWVESLPEDVEDVFHSDLP, from the exons ATGCATGTTGGTTCGGAGAATGCTTGGAGATTGACTGGTTTCTATGGGGAGCCCGATACAAATCACAGAAGTGAAGGTTGGAATATGCTAAGAATGCTTAGCTCAAAGCCGAAGCTTCCTTGGTGCTGTttgggtgattttaatgaactTTTGGAGGTGGGAGATAAGAGAGGTGGGGCTCTGCGGGCTCATTCTTTGATGCAAAACTTTAGAGAAGTATTGGACCATTGTGGGTTTGTTGACCTAGGCTTTTGGGGACTGGAGTTTACTTGGCATGGGAGGCGAAGGGGAGAATGGATTTGGGAAAGGTTGGATAGGGGTGTTGCAAATTATGAATGGTTAACTCGTTTTCCCACAGGTAGGGTGAGACACCTAAATTGCTTTACCTCAGACCATAGGCCGATCCTTCTTTATTTGGATGATAATGGAGAGCAACAAAAATTGCATAGGAAGCCTTTCCAGTTTGAATCTATACGGATTTCGGATCTTGAATGTAAAGAGGTGATAACAAGAGCTTGGGATTGTGCCCCTGATGGTACACCTATGTTAGTGActgcaacaaaattaaaaaggtgTAAGAAATGGTTAAAATCTTGGACTCGGGATCACTTTGGCAATGTTAAAAATCAGATAAAGCAAGTGAAGGAGAAATTGTGGCATGCTGAAGAGGTTTTGACCAGATTTGGGGATCATGAGGAGGTGATTCGATTGAAACAGGAGTTGAATGTATTACAtgacaaagagaagaaaatgtg gaagaggaagaattTTATTAAGGGGTTGCATGATGGGAATGGGGTTTGGCAAGAGGATGAAGAGGTATTTTCGGCTCTCCTTAATGATTTTTATACTAATCTCTTTACTTCCTCAAGTCCACAGGATTTAGATCGTGTGTTGGATGGGGTGAATGCTGTAGTAACTGATTATACGAGAGCAGAACTTGATAGACCTTTCACAAGTGAGGAGGTGGGAGAAGCAATTAAGGGGATGGCTCCACTTAAAGCCCTTGGTCCGGATGGTATGCCGcctttattttttcaaacttactGGACTGATATTGGTATGGATGTTTCTCAGGCTATTTTATCTTGTTTAAATTCAAG GCAAGAAAGGTTTATGGCTATGAAATTGGATATGAGCAAGGCttatgatagggtggaatgggtttttcttgaaaaaattcTCCTCAAGATGGGATTTTCGGATACATGGGTGGCTTTGATTATGGAGTGTATTACTACGATGTCATATTCTATTCTTGTGAATAGTGAACCAAAGGGTGTGATTGTTCCCTCTCGTGGTTTACAACAAAGGGATCCTCTCTCCCCTTATTTGTTCCTCTTTTGTGCTGAAGGGTTGAATGCTCTCTTACGGAATGCTGCAGATGAAAGA ATGATCAATAAGGAGAAGAGTACTCTCTTTTTCAGCAGGAATACAGATGAAGCTACTCAGAAAGCCTTAAAAGTAACCCTTGGTGTTCCGGTCATCAgaaattatgagaaatatttggggTTGCCCTCCTTT GGGTGGAAGGAAAAGTTGTTGTCTCAAGCAGGGAGGGAAGTTATGATTAAGGCAGTGGTCCAATCGATCCCGGTTTATTCCATGGGCGTCTTCAAGCTTCCGGTGGGTCTTTGCAAAGATATTGAAGCTATGATacgaaaattttggtggggtagTGGGGATGTGAGAAAAATTCATTGGGTTAAATGGAGCTCTTTATATTCTTCTAAATCAATTGGTGGCATGGGGACTCGGGACTTTCAGAGGTTCAATCAGGCGCTATTGGCTAAACAAGTTTGGCGTTTTTTTCATCACCGAGATACACTTCTCTTTAAAGTCTTTAGTGCTAAGTATTTTCCAAATGGTAATATTCTTGATGCCCCAATTCACCCTAAGTGTTCTTATGCATGGCGGAGTATTTTGACTGCACGTGGTGTCATTGAGAAAGGTGCGATATGGAGGGTAGGTAGTGGACAAATGATAGATGTTTGGCATCATAGGTGGCTGCCTGATCTCAACCAtagtaaaattatttcacccaaCACCAATAATGATGTTAGTAGGGTGTGTGATCTGTTCCTACCTGGTACACGAACTTGGGACCCGGGGCGTCTGGCAAGCTGTTTTTTACCAGGGGAAGCGAATATTGTGTGCAAAATCCAGGTTTGTGCGGATGGGGAGGAGGATATTTTGATCTGGCCTTTGACTGCTGATGGGGATTATAGTGTAAGGAGTGCATATAGAATACTTGTTGATAATGAGAACCAGTCGCTGCCAAGTTCTTCTGCTCCTACTGTTGATGGTTCAGTgtggaagaaaatttggaagGTCCATGGTCCTCATAAAATTAGACATTTCTTGTGGCGTGCTGCAAAGGATTCTTTGCCCACAAAACAGAACTTGGTGGCTCGGCATATCCCTGTTGGTAATGTTTGTGATGGCTGTGGTGATCATTCGGAATCGGTGATGCATGTGTTATGGCTTTGTGATCAGGTTCGTGAGGTTTGGATGATGGACccgggttttttgtttttggttcagGCAAAGTGCAGGACGTTTTTGGAGCTGTTGGAGGCTTTGTTTAATCATGGTTCATGTTATCGTGTTGCGCTTTTTGCTACTGTGGCATGGTGTCTGTGGCAGTTTCGTAACAGGTTGAGAAAGCGCCAGTCAATGTGGCCGTTGCATGAACTGGGTGAGCGAGCTTGGGGCTTAGTTGATGAGTTTTGGGAAGTTAATCCTCAAGTGCAGAGTGCGCCAGTGCGTCGGTCCCTG ATTATTGGAGCTTTGCGGCAGAATATTGGCTTGGTTCAGTCTGTTGAAATGGCTGAAGCTTTGGCAGCTCGTAGGGCAGTGAGGTTTGCTGCAGAGTTGTGTGTGTTTCAAGTGATTATTGAAGGTCATTGTAATCAGGTTATTGCTGCTTTGAAAGGCTTTGGTCGCTGTCGTACTTTGTTTGGTCACATTATTGATGAATCTAAGCAAATTGGAGGAACGTTGAGGAGCTGTTTGTTTCAGCATGTTCTGCGTGAGGGGAATAGGTTAGCTCATTGTTTAGCTAAAAAAGCAGTTTTACCTACAAAAACTAATGTATGGGTAGAATCTCTACCTGAGGATGTGGAAGATGTTTTCCATTCGGATTTGCCTTGA